The genomic interval aaaataaaattaaccatCAGTAAGTGTAGAGAAGAGTGTGTGAGGCAGTAAATTCTTAAGGGGTCAGTCAGGTCTGAAATATGTCACTAATGCACTTGTGAAAGACAATAATTCAatgattttttcattttccttcctctAAATTTTGATATGGCATGCTTATGTAAGAAATCAGTGTTATATACATTCTCTATTGAAATGCTTAAGGTACTAGGTTTTGGATTCTGATTTAAAACATTTCCACAAACATTTTTCTTAGACCAATCATTTAAAATGTCATCTAACCTGCTCTATTTTATGATatgaacagaataaaaaaaagttaaaatacacGTAAAATTGGAAAAAGATAGAAacacaaaaatcatcatcatcataaatgttttacatccattttccatacaggaatgggttggatggtttttctGAGGCAGTATTTTATAGCCAAGTTTTTCCTACATATTAACCCTTTCAGTTGCTTCCAATGACACAGTGTACCTATTCTAAAACAGTTTTAGAATATGTGCAAACAAGATCTGCATATGACAAGCTTTTATACAGTTTTTTTCCAATCAAATTTCCCCTACAGACATTGGCTAATccaaagctatggtagaagacacttgtccaatgtgctgcacagtgggattgaatctggaaaCAGGTATTTATGgagcacacagccatacctataaATGCAGATTATGGTGGCCTTAATGTAATTTTAGCTCAAATTTTAAGAAGGTTATACAAGTGACACAAAAACTTAAATTTTTTTAGACAGGAAATGGAATATGTAACATTCATGCATCCCAAAGAGCATTAGCAACGTAAATGAAGTGAGAAAAAGTTTGTGTCAAGATTCAAAAGTAAGCGATGGACTTGGCTCACTAGCAACTTATCTTCTGCTCTAAGGCATGaataacaaataatttcaattttattcttgTAAGGTTTTTCAAAACCTTATATGTGATACAATAAATTGCATAATTTTTCAAACAATACTAGTTTACTAAAGACAAATTGGAATTCTAATTGTACATGAATgatctattttaaaaaaattggaaCATTTAACACAAAACAGAAGTTACTTACCTAAAAGATTTAAAACTTTGAATTAATGTTTTAACTTCATTAGATAATTTCATATCATCTTCAATTCCAGCTAGGTTAAAGATCTCATTTAAATTCTAagaggaaatatgaaaaatttcattaaaagttaaattaaaaattgGAATTTGCTATAACTGTTGATGCACAATTAATAAACAGAAGCTCTCAATACTCTTAATTAGTTCTAGTGTATTACTGAAAACTAGCAAAAATGCTGGCCATAGTATGGTTTGATTATAATTATACTGGATAGTTAAGAAATACTGCATTAAAACATTAATAGTATCAAAACTaagtcaaaaagaaaatatttgtaaagaaaaattattctCATTTGAAGGAAGGTGTACAGGAAGAAATTAGTGTATATAACCTCATTTATCAGTGATTTATTCATCACTGACCCAGGATAATATGGTATGCTCAATTGTGAACTATGTTACACTTATTACAGATGAACCTGTGATAACATGGGTCAGGGATCAGTCAGAATTTCTGGTTGTACTGCAATTGTACTCCAGCAACCTACCCAAAATGCACTGACTATTGCTTGTATTTACATGACAAGACTATGaggctgcatcatcatcatcctcccataacatctgttttccatgctgacatgggttggatggtttgactggagctggcaagccagagaactacaccaagttccagtctatagctggatgcctttcctaatgccaaccactttacaatgtgagTTGGGTGCTTTTAACAAGGCAGATTTATGTATTTGTACCCATCAATGTGGGACCAGTGAACAGGAAAAATATGGAGGCACCTGATCCTAACAAACAATGCAGATGAGTGCATTCTCTATAGGAAAAGGTAGAGATGGTCAAGAAAATATGTAACAGTGGAAGCTTCCTTGATTTTGATACCAATGaatctaccatttgtttcatttacaaAGTGCACAGAGATGATTCATTTATTACGTTCGTTTTGGAACCAAGCCCCATAATAAACAAGGACAGATGTATATCAAGTGTTAATTGCATGAAAGAgacaagagaagaagaaaagaagaatccGGTAAACATGGTATGCACCCAATCCAATTGACAGGGTGAATTTTGCTGTCAAGAACTTGACTAGTAGATAACCTTTGAGgaaatattaaaaggaaattGACCAGAATGTTTTGACCATTGATGATAGACAGAAGTACATGTTCAAATTAGAAACATAACTTTTATCAGGTTAGTGATTTCGGGGTTTATAAAAATGTAACTACCTGTCAAATGATATAAGATGCAAATCTATGTAATTTTTTAACAAATGTTAATAAAAcagataaattaattttaagataaaaatggaaataattttgtGGAACCAACCTGAATAATGATATCATAAAGCCGCACCAAATCTTGAGGTTTGGTAACTTTTTTCCCATCTGGTATGGTTTTGTTAGGaagatattgtttcaaattttcaataAGGAGAAGATTTCGTTCAATTGTTTTAGTAAGCCTGATATAAGTGAGGTAGGAGTGCAAATAATGTTGATTAGAAATCCTCACTTCAATGGTTTGACCACGCAATGCTGCCTTGAAGTtctatacagaaaaatataaggTTAGTGaagcaagaaggaaaaaaactaaacaaaaatttattacatttgtAAAAATCAGACATCTTTGATGAGCTCttaagaaaacaaacacatattccACATATTTAGCTTGTAAATGGATGTTTAGGAAAACCATGAATATCACAATACACATTGTATCTTTACCAAAACACTCAATCTGATCCCTAACATTCTGATATTTTGTTACTGAGAAGATAGAAACAAGTATCAAAACAATAAGGTTTATATCTAGAAATGAATATGCTTCAAAAGAAAACTTAATGCTTGCATGGTTCTGTCATATCTTCCATAGAGGCactaggtgcttttatgtggtcaCCCAAAccactagaaacagcagcctgctcttttcttcttatttcattcattttctatgttggtatgcattgaataatttttaaaaattactattttatagtCTAAGAGGAACTGTTTGAAATGATGGGATGATTACAAGTGGAATGTTGATATGTTTGCTCAATAagggttgacctagggttaaacaataacactaCCAcctgaaaatgaatattttgtcaTTCTGAATTATCTGCAACCTCTTTCCAAAAATCCTGGGCCCCTTTCTCATCACTATGCCATATCTACTCCAATCCAAGTAATACATCTTATTTCTCTCTGAATATCCTGGTTCCTCATGGGGAGCTTATCTGGATTTTTGTTATGTTGATTGTCCTTAAAAACTAAAGTGTTGAAACACATACCTCCACAATCCACAAGTATTTTAACAGGGACTTCAAAAACATCCTTCAATGAATTCCTAAGATTCTAGTTTTCAGTAATACTACAAAATGCAATAACTAGGAAAGATTCTGGTGACTCACTCATCCTCTCTAGTTATGAATATAACACAAGGCTTTTACAGATGCTATAAATGTTAGGcctaacaatattaatataacaTATGTTTCTAAAACTACATCTTAAAGAGTAGGCTGCCTTATCATAGCTGGAAAATACTTGTCAGCTTTATTTAATTGATGAATTTTCAAGTCAGACCCATTTTGGAGTACTGTCCATAAATTTGAGACACTAGACTGCACCGAAAGATTGGTAAAGATCTACTAAACAACATGCAACTAAGCAAATCTCAGACATACCGTTTTCTCTCCTTTCCTTGTCTACTTCAATTACCATGATCTCTGCTCCTCTGAACCAAACAGTTTTCTCAATCCTTCTACCCTTATATTTTTCCAAAAGAAGTTCAACTGCATCCATCACACAAGTCTCACACTGATGAGatttcaaattacaccttactgcCTTACAAAAGAACTCACTGGGCAATATAGGCCAAGGTACACCATGCATGAAAAATGTGgtgatgatcatggttggaatactcCTAGGTCTGCTTGATAAAGATTGATTTGAACATCTAACCTGTCTGGGAGAGCACTGCTGCTCCTTCCTTGACTAacccataaagaaataaatatgtttaaatgaatAGACTTTtactaaacaaatattaaactgaaacaactaaaattaATTTGTAGATTATTTCCTTTTATCAGAAACGTTTACTAAGAGATAAATCAATATATTCTAAGCTGTTCTTTGAAATTTAATGTTAAACGACAAAAAGTTTTCAAGTAAGTATTCAATTACCTGATCATCCTGTAATGCATCTCTGAGAACTTGTAAAGCATCTATACATTGTTTCAGTAAACTTTCAATAATAGACACTTTCCTATCAAAGCCTTCAGCTGTTTCTACTTGTTTAGCACTCTCTTGAAGGTTTAGCAAGAAAACTCGAACTTGTTCATTCTTCACAGGAACAGTGCGATTACGCCAAGTAACATTAGAGAGAGTTGCAGCTTGCTTTTCACGAGTTTGAGAGAGAAGttgctgaaataaaaaaaaaaaagtaaaaagccaattatcaaatatttaaaaattatttttcaatgatttcttaATCATTTGACAGTATCTGAAAGAAACGCTTagaacaaaactaaaagaaatacaaaatgattAATACAGATATAGTCAAAATGTGATTCAATGTCAGTATGAATTGATTGTTTTTAcaataaattatcaattaattattcaattaataattattatttaatcaaagaaaacaaaattgttcaataagaaatatttagaCAAGTTGTGTATGGCTGAAGTTAgtaagagtataaaaaaaaaaaggagcctCATTAAGATAAATAGGTCAAAATACTAACATCAAGATGTGCAAGTTGTGCATCCTGCCCAGATTCAAGTCTCATCCGCATGAGGTCTTTGATGGCGGATTCATCACCAATTCTGAAGCTACAATAACGGATATTAGGTGCTACTTCAGACACCCGCTGAAGATACAGATCTTTTGTTTCATCTGTGAAGGCACTGGCCAACTTCGAGTAGATAGTCTCTGAATTAGTATAAAATTCAATAGCATTTGCCCATCTTTCCAACTCAAATTCTAAAGTTCCTTTCATCCATGCTTGgtaaccctaaaaaaaaaaagcacattaacatcaaaataaaaaaaataaaaccataagATGAtaacctttttctctttttcatcttaactaagatatatattatgattttaatattgttgtatagtgaaactgtaaaTCCCTcctggtaaaaagtggtagtagccagccattataaatagaccagtagctaGTTGACAGAAAAAGGTCGAGAGTAcatgtagactgtgttgatagtcatgtctgtgctgatatagtaattatgtTATGTTACCGAGTGGACGTTATAACAATCTCAACCTTtagaggataataacactgtacgaTTGGGGGTCATGCAGTGCCAGACAGAAACATTCTGTTGATGGCTTTGGAATATAACAACATCTGTCAGAAGGACAACCATCATCAAAAGACAAATAACAGTGGCAAAAGACCActttacaataaatatcaaaaatgtgACATGAAGTTAAAGACAATAATTCATATCATGAAAACAATAAATTCGTAATTCCTTTGTAGAAAGTGTCAAATATAGTATAAATTACTTTCCTAGTTCCCAAATAAGTTAATTATTAGTGGAATAATAATACTATATACTAAATGAAAAAAacctgctgttgttgtcatctcTGCCCACTAAGCTCCAGGGCTTTGGTGTACCTAAGTCAGTAGGTGACCCCTTGACCTCACATAAATTTCTATTGCATGCATTATACAATTTGTACCAaacccacagatatatatacatggttggtATGTTTGTAGATAATTCAGTTGTGATGGATCAATATCAAAAACAGTACCCATTTCTTTACAAAGTGTAGTTTTGATCTCCAGACTTCTGGGTTATGGGCCTAGCACACTTCTACTGCACCACTCTGgttaacaaaaattttagcaaATATATGATGGATTATTTCTCATATCATCAGTTCTGAGTTACATTTCTTGTATTACATCATCAatcatatgttatttatttattatttctttctatgcATTGGACCATTtgagatatacaaaatatagtaacTATAATAACCAATGCTGCAACGCTACAATGTTAACTGACTCAGTGAAAAGCGACATTTGAGTCTGCTGATACTCCAAGAGTCACATTTAACAAACAACATACATAGATCGCTGTGCTGCAAATTTTTCTAGGTGTCACCTCATTTGCTATTTTCAAATCAGCCAGAAGCAAATCAATTCTTTAAATGTTTCCTTAGTGCAGCATATTAGGCAAGCTTGCCAACGCTTTAGAAAAGAAGGGGGGAAGCTGACCTTTCACTGAATTTAGATAGCACTATGAATCTTTAGGCATAACTTTAAATTTATCAAACAAATATAAGCAAACtaagaataaagagatataaatttacacaccTGGGCTTCAAGTTTAGTTCGGGCATCACATTTAGTACTACCACAAAGTTTTGCTAAATCATCTGCATGATTTACAGCTTTTTTCAAACGAGACAACATATGAAACTGTTTCCTATGTTCTGTGTTAGCTTCAGCTTTCAGCTGCATGAAATAACCCCATGCTCTTTCAgcagagaaaagaggaagatgtAGATATCTGGAAATAAAATGGATAAATATAAATGCCAAAAAagctaaatatatattagtatcatttacataaaaatagataaacatatttactatatttgtttttgtctgtaatgctgcacatcatcagcatcaacttTCTAAGTACTTACAAAACTCACAAATTTGAAGAACAaatataatttatcgacccccaaaaggatgaaaggcaaagtcgaccttggtggaatttgaactcagaatgtaaagatggaccactaagcatttcatccggcgtgctgacgtttctgccagctcaccgccttattattatctatttattactaatctatttgttttttttatcattattgaatCAAACGAAACAGAAATACAATGACCATCTTGAATTTTATCTTTCAGATAATTATTTAACAATGTTTCAAAATTTACTTATAATTAACTGTGTTTCTGTCTGTAAGATTGAAAtctagtgtatgtatattttatggaaCTCAGCAGTTGTGAGATTAATGTGTTGAATTACTAATGCAGCACACAAAATATCAACATTTGAGAATCAACTGAATATTTATTGCCAACACAGTAAACTAAGTATCAAGTACAAAAGGAAGCGATGGATAAATGacattatgatgataatatttacCGGATATCAACCAACATATCATTGGTGATTTTTTTAGAAACAACTTTATGCTTGCTTCCCTGGGGAAAATGGAGAGACTTTCGTATGCGACGAAGTCGACGGCTACAATAGCTCCTGTAAAGCAACAGATAATTGAAACATCAATGACATGTACCATTAGAAAAAGAGATTTCTTTCTGAAACacaaaaatatgttttgtaaAAGGAATGTTATACAAAGAATAAAGGTCAAACACAGCattatttgaactgagaactgaGGATGAAaagttgtaatatatttaataacatatattCTACAGTCTAGACCATCTCTATTAttcttaaaagaaatattcatttctgATTTAGATAAAAGCTAGATTTTTGTAAGAGAGTGGACTGTAGTTAACTGCAATGTATCactggaaataataattttgatgaatGGGACTAAATACTGAAAAGCAAATTGTTTAGCGCTAttgtttctgccaacttgcattaaaaacaaacatttaacaaTGATTTCAGCCAATGCTTTAGTGTTGAATTTGTGCCTTTGGAATTTTTTAGATGTGAATCTAAGCCTTGTAAATTATGATTTAGTTTTAAAGCATTTCTTTTCAATCTATACCATTTTATATTCatcaatttaatgaaattaaaataaccatTTTCATAGGAACTCATTCTGGTAATAAATATGACTAGcatgactttttaaaaatcttttacttgcttcagtcattgaactgtgtaGCCAAACTGGGgaaccaccttaaagggtttaattgaacaaatcaaccccagtacttattctatcagtctcttttggaaaagtgctaagttacagagacataaaaaaacaacaacactggaagcagaaatgtgtgtgtgaacaaacctatatacatacgtgtgtatgtgtatgtatgtatgtatgtatacattcgtaATGAGTTTCCACTCAgcatccatctaccaaattcactcacaaggcattggctagactgagactataatagaaagtgtccaagatgctgcacagtggaactgaaccagaaatcacatggttgtaaagcaagcttctttaaagtcatgcctgtgcttatacaattatatatttttttattcttttatttagtttcagtcattgcactgcagccatatataaaattaaatctaaattaGATCAATGTTTTGAACATAAGGAATTGGTATTCTTAAAACTGAGAATTTggtgtaaaataatataatttatacactGAAAGCAGAAAGTGacttctgtaaatatattttgagcctatttagaaaataatgaaaattaattttacctATAACGTTGATAATCTCCATGTCTAAGGCCATGTTGCTGTTGGGCTTCTTTAATTATCTGTAAAACTGAAGATTAATATTCTCATAAGTAAAAGTTTCAAGTCACATGCACAGAATTagaagcaaaaaatattttccaaaatgtcAACTGATGTTATGAACATTCTATTTTGTAATACCTCTATATGCCTATCTGCTAacatttttatatgaatttaaatatataaatacacacacacacatatgtattagtgTGCCTGAGATGTCAAAAGTGAGAATTgtattaacctttttgatactaaACTACCTGATACACctttgattctatgatacaaacaccATGTTTTAaagcagtcatgggcaaactggcaggtgggactttctgaatggcatgccaatGAAAAATGACCTTGATTTTTTTTAGTAGCATGGCCCATCTGATGATAAGCCAAATCCCATGTGGCTACCTTCTCAAAAAAAGATTGCCCGTGCCTGTTTtagagtgatctaaatttaaaccttccatcaaaacatttcatgttatgttccaaacaccagcttaatgatgacaaagttattttattaaattcttcatcattttcaaaattaac from Octopus bimaculoides isolate UCB-OBI-ISO-001 chromosome 5, ASM119413v2, whole genome shotgun sequence carries:
- the LOC106883087 gene encoding signal recognition particle subunit SRP68 gives rise to the protein MAQSSNAAGDSSHEHSESRKDHRTSASTSFTLEILQIIKEAQQQHGLRHGDYQRYRSYCSRRLRRIRKSLHFPQGSKHKVVSKKITNDMLVDIRYLHLPLFSAERAWGYFMQLKAEANTEHRKQFHMLSRLKKAVNHADDLAKLCGSTKCDARTKLEAQGYQAWMKGTLEFELERWANAIEFYTNSETIYSKLASAFTDETKDLYLQRVSEVAPNIRYCSFRIGDESAIKDLMRMRLESGQDAQLAHLDQLLSQTREKQAATLSNVTWRNRTVPVKNEQVRVFLLNLQESAKQVETAEGFDRKVSIIESLLKQCIDALQVLRDALQDDQNFKAALRGQTIEVRISNQHYLHSYLTYIRLTKTIERNLLLIENLKQYLPNKTIPDGKKVTKPQDLVRLYDIIIQNLNEIFNLAGIEDDMKLSNEVKTLIQSFKSFRTFYIALSYSMDKKWKESIALYEKVLHYIALALDGYNGLQSSGIFLNIQNEKMKIEELEKEASCMRDSCHASSILGNTGITEPVKTVSNKKLLMERLEQYFEDPSLVSKHPKLVTFPPEFEPIPCRPLFFDLALNHISFPSLDGKIEQKTGGIRELMKGWLWGGSKK